A window of Melospiza melodia melodia isolate bMelMel2 chromosome Z, bMelMel2.pri, whole genome shotgun sequence contains these coding sequences:
- the TRMT10B gene encoding tRNA methyltransferase 10 homolog B — protein MEAVVAAGTEPAAGAEPAEATEPAAGAEPAEAGTEPAVVAEALRLLRIEPSAAGDPSPGRAGSAAGPGSVRAAGSGSVLGACGGFGLGACGGFGLGAFGGFGLGARCVRRRNALRKRRRWQRVLAARRGKRRKERQRRRARRAAGDGNGDGPGAALGSGPGGPGPPSLRRGRVPAALATERLLQARAAGPRLCVDLGVGGGMSEKESGRLASQIRRLYGANRRAARPFWLCLTGFAAGTPIYEQCFRMNDGFERYLMDTTPESYLDLFPLEAIVYLTPDSENVLQDIDPSKVYVLGGLVDESIHKQLTLRRAREQRLQTARLPIREYMVRAPNSRNYHCETLAINQVFDVLCTFYETRSWPAALRAGVSPGKGYVLPDTADQVETARSASAAQGNALFHGEELHRQGAPA, from the exons ATGGAGGCCGTGGTGGCGGCGGGTACGGAAccggcggcgggcgcggagccggCGGAGGCCACGGAAccggcggcgggcgcggagccggCGGAGGCGGGGACAGAGCCGGCGGTGGTGGCGGaggcgctgcggctgctgcggaTCGAGCCCTCGGCCGCGGGCGACCCCAGcccggggcgggcgggcagcgcggcggggccgggctcggtgcGTGCGGCGGGTTCGGGCTCGGTGCTCGGTGCGTGCGGCGGGTTCGGGCTCGGTGCGTGCGGCGGGTTCGGGCTCGGTGCGTTCGGCGGGTTTGGGCTCGGTGCTCGGTGCGTGCGGCGG AGGAACGCGCTGCGGAAGCGGCGGCGCTGGCAGCGCGTTCTCGCCGCCCGGCGCGGGAAGCGGCGGAAGGAGCGGCAGCGCCGCCGGGCGCGGCGGGCAGCGGGGGACGGCAACGGGGacggcccgggagcggcgctcggCAGCGGCCCCGGCGGGCCCGGACCGCCGTCCCTCCGCCGCGGGAGGGTCCCGGCCGCCCTGGCCACGGAGCGGCTGCTGCaggcgcgggcggcggggccgcggctctGCGTGGACCTCGGCGTGGGCGGCGGCATGAGCGAGAAG GAGAGCGGCCGCCTGGCCTCGCAGATCCGGCGGCTCTACGGCGCGAACCGCCGCGCCGCCCGGCCCTTCTGGCTGTGCCTGACCGGCTTCGCGGCCGGCACCCCCATCTACGAGCAGTGCTTCCGCATGAACGACGGCTTCGAGCGGTACCTG ATGGATACAACTCCTGAGAGTTACCTGGACCTGTTTCCTTTGGAGGCCATTGTTTATCTCACTCCTGACTCTGAGAACG TGCTGCAGGACATCGACCCGAGCAAGGTGTatgtgctgggagggctggtggaTGAGAGCATTCACAAG cagctgaCCCTGCGGAGGGCACGGGAGCAGCGCCTGCAGACTGCCCGGCTGCCCATCCGAGAGTACATGGTGAGAGCCCCCAACTCCAGGAACTACCACTGCGAGACTCTGGCCATCAACCAGG TGTTTGATGTCCTGTGCACCTTCTACGAGACGCGGAGCTGGCCAGCAGCCCTGAGGGCCGGCGTTTCCCCGGGGAAGGGCTACGTGCTCCCGGACACGGCGGATCAGGTGGAGACAGCCCGGAGCGCCAGTGCTGCCCAAGGAAACGCTTTATTTCACGGAGAGGAGCTGCACAGGCAGGGAGCGCCAGCGTGA
- the DCAF10 gene encoding DDB1- and CUL4-associated factor 10: MSTGPGPEPGPQAAPEPGPEPQPRSHADPADPGPAAPGGLFAWLRGRCLGRGAAVDPARDTFGAMTGLYGAIQPADSVSLSTRTHGAVFNLEYSPDGSVLTVACEQTEVLLFDPISSKHIKTLSEAHEDCVNNIRFLDNRLFATCSDDTTIALWDLRKLNTKVCTLHGHTSWVKNIEYDTNTRLLVTSGFDGNVIIWDTNRCTEDGCPHKKFFHTRFLMRMRLTPDCSKMLISTSSGYLLILHDLDLNKSLEVGSYPILRARRTTSSSDITSSGSSGPRAVGSPCHQNNSGPPSEKTLSRPSQREGGSPRNSLEVLTPEVPGERDRGNCITSLQLHPKGWATLLRCSSNTDDQEWTCVYEFQEGAPVRPVSPRCSLRLTHCIEEANVGRGYIKELCFSPDGRMISSPHGFGIRLLGFDAHCSELVDCLPREASPLREIRSLYSHNDVVLTTKFSPTHCQIASGCLSGRVSLYQPKF; encoded by the exons atgaGCACGGGCCCGGGGCCGGAGCCGGGCCCTCAGGCAGCCCCGGAGCCGGGCCCGGAGCCGCAGCCCCGCAGCCACGCCGACCCCGCCGACCCCGGGCCCGCCGCTCCCGGCGGCCTCTTCGCCTGGCTGCGCGGGCGCTGCCTGGGCCGCGGGGCCGCCGTGGACCCGGCGCGGGACACGTTCGGCGCCATGACCGGGCTGTACGGCGCCATCCAGCCCGCCGACTCCGTGTCCCTCAGCACCCGCACGCACGGCGCCGTCTTCAACCTCGAGTACTCGCCCGACGG CTCGGTGCTGACCGTGGCCTGTGAACAGACTGAGGTCCTGCTCTTTGACCCCATCTCTTCAAAGCACATCAAGACTCTCTCGGAAGCTCATGAAGACTGTGTCAACAACATCAG GTTCCTGGATAACCGTCTGTTCGCCACGTGCTCCGACGACACCACCATCGCGCTCTGGGACCTGAGGAAGCTCAACACCAAAGTGTGCACGCTGCATGGCCACACCAGCTGGGTCAAGAACATCGAGTACGACACCAACACCAGGCTGCTCGTCACCTCGGGCTTCGATGGCAACGTCATCATCTGGGACACCAACAG GTGCACAGAGGATGGATGTCCTCACAAGAAGTTTTTCCACACCCGTTTTCTGATGCGGATGAGGCTGACACCAGACTGTTCCAAAATGCTGATCTCCACCTCCTCCGGTTACCTTCTGATTTTGCACGACCTTGACCTAAACAAGTCTTTAGAAGTTGGCAGCTACCCCATTTTACGGGCCAGGAGGACCACGTCGAGCTCAG ATATAACGTCGTCAGGCTCCTCTGGCCCTCGAGCTGTGGGCTCACCCTGCCACCAGAACAACTCGGGGCCGCCCTCCGAGAAAACCCTGTCCCGGCCCTCCCAGAGAGAAG GGGGATCGCCTAGGAACAGCCTTGAGGTGTTAACACCAGAGGTTCCTGGAGAGAGAGACCGTGGTAACTGCATCACATCACTGCAGCTGCACCCCAAGGGCTGGGCCACGCTGCTGCGCTGCTCCAGCAACACAGATGACCAGGAG TGGACTTGTGTCTATGAATTCCAGGAAGGAGCCCCGGTGCGGCCCGTGTCGCCGCGCTGCTCGCTGCGCCTGACGCACTGCATCGAGGAGGCCAACGTGGGCCGGGGCTACATCAAGGAGCTCTGCTTCAGCCCCGACGGCCGCATGATCTCGTCGCCGCACGGCTTCGGCATCCGCCTGCTGGGCTTCGACGCGCACTGCAGCGAGCTGGTGGACTGCCTGCCGCGGGAGGCCAGCCCGCTGCGCGAGATCCGCTCGCTCTACTCCCACAACGACGTGGTGCTCACCACCAAGTTCTCGCCCACGCACTGTCAGATCGCCTCGGGGTGCCTTAGCGGACGCGTCTCCCTCTACCAGCCAAAGTTCTAG